The following coding sequences are from one Salvia hispanica cultivar TCC Black 2014 chromosome 3, UniMelb_Shisp_WGS_1.0, whole genome shotgun sequence window:
- the LOC125210740 gene encoding glucan endo-1,3-beta-glucosidase 2-like — MAKRMALVLLLMVLTLSAVSADEEAFIGVNIGTELSDMPHPTQVVALLKAQQLRNVRLYDADRGMLLALANTGIRVAITVPNDQLLGIGQSNSTAANWVAQNVVAHYPATNITTICVGSEVLTAMPNAAPVLITALKYIQSALVASNLARQIKVSTPLSSTMILDSFPPSKAFFNQTWNPVLVPMLKFLQSTGSYFMLNVYPYFDYIQSNGVIPLDYALFKPLPANKEAVDSNTLLHYTNVFDAMVDAAYFAMADLNVTNVPVLVTESGWPSKGDSNEPDANAENANTYNSNLIRHVLKKTGTPKHPSIAVSTYIYELYNEDMKEGPLSEKNWGLFDSDGKPIYILRLTDSGSVLTNDTTNQTYCSAKPGVDSKMLQAALDWACGPGKVDCAPLLQGQACYEPDNVAAHATYAFDTYYHQMGRAPGSCDFNGVATITTTNPSHGSCIFPGSDRNGSLLNGTIPAMDTKSASSPAMFEYMNAFSIANALVGALWIAVVS; from the exons ATGGCGAAGAGAATGGCATTGGTGCTTTTACTTATGGTTTTGACACTGTCAGCTGTTTCTGCTGATGAAg AAGCGTTCATCGGTGTGAACATTGGAACGGAGCTCTCAGATATGCCTCATCCAACTCAGGTGGTTGCACTTCTCAAAGCCCAGCAACTCCGTAATGTCAGGCTGTACGATGCAGACCGTGGCATGCTTCTTGCACTTGCCAATACAGGGATCAGAGTTGCCATCACCGTGCCCAACGATCAACTTCTAGGCATCGGTCAATCCAACTCAACTGCTGCTAATTGGGTTGCGCAGAATGTGGTGGCGCATTACCCCGCCACCAATATCACCACAATCTGTGTTGGCTCTGAGGTTCTGACTGCCATGCCTAATGCGGCACCTGTCTTGATCACTGCTCTCAAATATATTCAGTCGGCGCTTGTGGCCTCCAATCTTGCCAGGCAAATCAAAGTGTCGACGCCTCTTTCTTCCACCATGATCCTAGACTCTTTCCCACCGTCTAAGGCCTTCTTTAACCAGACGTGGAATCCGGTGTTGGTTCCTATGCTCAAGTTCTTGCAATCCACAGGCTCATATTTCATGCTCAATGTGTATCCTTACTTTGATTACATACAGTCTAATGGCGTCATTCCATTAGACTATGCGCTCTTCAAGCCTCTCCCGGCTAACAAAGAAGCCGTGGACTCAAACACACTCCTCCACTACACTAATGTTTTTGATGCCATGGTTGATGCTGCATATTTCGCAATGGCTGACCTTAACGTCACTAACGTTCCTGTTCTGGTCACCGAGTCTGGATGGCCATCAAAAGGTGATTCCAACGAGCCAGATGCCAATGCGGAGAATGCCAACACTTACAACAGCAACTTAATAAGGCATGTGCTGAAGAAAACAGGAACTCCCAAGCATCCCAGCATTGCTGTTAGCACTTACATTTATGAGCTCTACAACGAAGACATGAAAGAGGGACCTCTCTCGGAGAAAAATTGGGGCTTGTTCGATTCAGATGGAAAGCCAATATACATTTTGCGGTTGACTGACTCAGGATCCGTACTGACAAACGACACCACAAACCAGACCTACTGTTCTGCAAAGCCAGGTGTGGACTCGAAAATGCTGCAGGCTGCGTTGGACTGGGCTTGTGGGCCCGGGAAGGTGGACTGTGCACCGTTGTTGCAGGGGCAAGCGTGCTACGAACCAGACAACGTTGCTGCGCATGCAACATACGCGTTTGACACTTATTACCATCAGATGGGGAGGGCTCCCGGAAGCTGTGATTTCAATGGAGTGGCAACTATCACCACTACCAATCCAA GTCACGGTTCATGCATATTCCCCGGAAG TGACAGGAATGGTTCGCTTTTAAATGGCACAATTCCAGCTATGGACACGAAAAGTGCAAGCTCTCCGGCCATGTTCGAATACATGAATGCTTTTTCCATAGCGAATGCTCTGGTTGGAGCGCTGTGGATTGCAGTTGTATCGTAG